A region from the Corallococcus caeni genome encodes:
- a CDS encoding ABC transporter substrate-binding protein, with the protein MRIPLLVRRVGPLLALILLAACRIESAAPSGGAAVAQASTPSGEVWVYTSMYRHVLDALEPLLKERLPGVQVHWYQAGSEKVASRLEAERAAGAVRADVLMTSDPFLYERLAREGAFLRYASVNALRIPRSLLDLDARYAAVRLSTMVLVHRVGAGEAPKSFAALVDGSWKGRAAIGDPLTSGTAFTWAVFLHAKRGEAYFSGLRERGAVVAGGNAAVLQKVESGEVDAGVLLLENALAAKAKGSPIEVIWPEDGAVVIPGPVGLFAATRNPVAAKALVDVLLSPEGQRIIVEKGDMHAVDPRLGGPRGESGVEGLLGRAQAWTPELLEQGLLHGGDIKEAFSRAFAR; encoded by the coding sequence ATGCGCATCCCCCTCCTTGTGCGGCGCGTGGGTCCGCTCCTCGCGCTGATCCTCCTGGCCGCGTGCCGCATCGAATCCGCCGCGCCGTCGGGGGGCGCCGCCGTGGCGCAGGCCTCGACCCCGTCCGGCGAGGTGTGGGTCTACACGTCGATGTACCGGCACGTGCTGGATGCGCTGGAGCCGTTGTTGAAGGAGCGGCTGCCCGGTGTGCAGGTGCACTGGTACCAGGCGGGCAGCGAGAAGGTGGCCAGCCGCCTGGAGGCGGAGCGGGCCGCGGGCGCGGTGCGCGCGGACGTGCTGATGACGTCGGATCCGTTCCTGTACGAGCGGCTGGCGAGGGAAGGCGCGTTCCTGCGCTACGCCTCCGTGAACGCGCTGCGGATCCCTCGCTCGCTGCTGGACCTGGACGCGAGGTACGCGGCGGTGCGGCTGTCCACGATGGTGCTGGTGCACCGAGTGGGCGCGGGCGAGGCGCCGAAGTCGTTCGCGGCGCTGGTGGACGGAAGCTGGAAGGGAAGGGCAGCCATCGGGGATCCGCTCACGTCGGGCACCGCGTTCACGTGGGCGGTGTTCCTGCACGCGAAGCGCGGGGAGGCCTACTTCTCGGGGCTGAGGGAGAGGGGCGCGGTGGTAGCGGGAGGCAACGCGGCGGTGCTCCAGAAGGTGGAGAGCGGCGAGGTGGACGCGGGCGTGCTGCTCCTGGAGAACGCGCTGGCGGCGAAGGCGAAGGGCAGTCCCATCGAGGTCATCTGGCCGGAGGACGGCGCGGTGGTCATCCCCGGGCCGGTGGGGCTGTTCGCCGCGACTCGAAACCCGGTGGCGGCGAAGGCCCTGGTTGACGTGCTGCTGTCACCGGAGGGCCAGCGCATCATCGTGGAGAAGGGGGACATGCACGCGGTGGATCCGCGCCTGGGCGGACCCCGCGGAGAGTCCGGTGTGGAAGGTCTGCTGGGCCGCGCGCAGGCGTGGACTCCGGAGTTGCTGGAGCAGGGCCTGCTGCACGGTGGCGACATCAAGGAAGCCTTCAGCCGGGCGTTCGCGCGATGA
- a CDS encoding ABC transporter permease — MRGRWLALAAWLVPLLLFAVGPVVALLIRGVGAATGGLGHVLAAESGALVNTLGISLGATAWALCLGAPLAFLLFRTDLPLRGAFTVLFTLPSAIPAFIWGMGWLSLASPRAGYLNRMLGADVFDLYGAAGIAFVEGLSGLPLVLLAGAAALRRVDPALEEAARVCGASPLRALLNTTVPLVLPALLSGAVMVFLMAASSFGVPYLLGVSASPPTRVLTTRIYELVLLGSEEGLPRASVLASFLLLLTPLALGLTWVLGRSGRVRLSAGKGVSPRVLALGTWRTRALMGVGMVGGVLVVLPLAAILLTSLQRSFGAALSWDTLTLSHWSGVLWDARTLRATGRSVLLAAGAALLVVGLGLAGALLRRAFRRGGAGVEAMAVWPFAVPGTVLALALLVAFSRDWRLVVLDRFAFVLALAHTPWLLLVGYAGKYLALGERNSSEALAQVDPSLAEAARVGGAGPMRAFVDATLPLLRPALTVAFVLAFLACATEITLSVLLVPAGSEVLGTLLFELQSYADPAAAAVLACAFVALVVAGQAVLAWARRRVPEVR; from the coding sequence ATGAGAGGCCGGTGGCTTGCGTTGGCCGCGTGGCTCGTACCGTTGCTGCTCTTCGCGGTGGGGCCAGTCGTGGCGTTGCTGATCCGGGGCGTAGGGGCAGCGACGGGCGGGCTCGGGCACGTGCTCGCGGCGGAGTCGGGGGCGCTGGTGAACACGCTGGGCATCTCGCTGGGCGCGACGGCGTGGGCGCTGTGCCTGGGGGCTCCGCTGGCGTTCCTCCTGTTCCGCACGGACCTGCCCCTGCGCGGCGCGTTCACCGTGTTGTTCACGCTGCCTTCCGCCATCCCCGCGTTCATCTGGGGCATGGGGTGGCTGTCGCTCGCGAGCCCTCGCGCGGGGTATCTGAACCGCATGCTGGGCGCGGACGTGTTCGACCTCTATGGCGCAGCGGGCATCGCGTTCGTGGAGGGCCTGTCGGGCCTGCCGCTGGTGCTGCTCGCGGGGGCGGCGGCGCTGCGGCGCGTGGACCCCGCGCTGGAAGAGGCCGCGCGCGTGTGTGGCGCTTCGCCGCTTCGCGCCCTGCTGAACACCACCGTGCCCCTGGTGCTGCCCGCGCTGCTGTCTGGCGCGGTGATGGTGTTCCTCATGGCCGCGTCGTCCTTCGGTGTGCCGTACCTGCTGGGCGTGTCGGCGTCGCCACCCACGCGTGTCCTCACCACCCGCATCTATGAGCTGGTGCTGCTAGGCAGCGAGGAGGGCTTGCCGCGTGCATCGGTGCTCGCGTCGTTCCTCCTGCTGCTCACTCCGCTGGCGCTGGGACTGACCTGGGTGCTGGGCCGGAGTGGACGCGTGCGGTTGAGCGCGGGCAAGGGCGTGTCTCCGCGCGTGCTCGCGCTGGGGACCTGGCGGACGAGGGCGCTCATGGGGGTGGGCATGGTGGGTGGAGTGCTGGTGGTCCTGCCCCTGGCGGCCATCCTGCTGACGTCGCTGCAACGCAGCTTCGGCGCGGCGCTGTCGTGGGACACGCTCACGCTGTCGCACTGGTCCGGCGTGCTGTGGGACGCGCGCACGCTGCGGGCCACGGGGCGCAGCGTGTTGCTCGCGGCCGGGGCGGCCCTGCTGGTGGTGGGGCTGGGGCTCGCGGGTGCGCTCCTGCGGCGGGCCTTCCGTCGCGGCGGCGCGGGCGTGGAGGCCATGGCGGTGTGGCCCTTCGCGGTGCCGGGCACGGTGCTGGCGCTCGCGCTGCTGGTGGCGTTCTCACGCGACTGGCGGCTGGTGGTGTTGGATCGCTTCGCGTTCGTGCTGGCCCTGGCGCACACGCCCTGGCTGCTGCTCGTGGGCTACGCGGGCAAGTACCTGGCCCTGGGGGAGCGCAACAGCTCCGAGGCGCTGGCCCAGGTGGATCCCTCCCTCGCGGAGGCCGCGCGCGTCGGAGGTGCGGGGCCCATGCGGGCGTTCGTGGACGCGACGCTGCCGCTGCTCCGTCCCGCGCTGACGGTGGCGTTCGTGCTCGCGTTCCTCGCGTGCGCCACGGAGATCACCTTGTCCGTGCTGCTGGTGCCCGCGGGCTCCGAGGTGCTGGGCACCTTGCTGTTCGAGTTGCAGAGCTACGCGGACCCGGCCGCCGCGGCCGTGCTCGCGTGCGCGTTCGTGGCGCTGGTGGTGGCGGGACAGGCCGTGCTGGCGTGGGCTCGTCGTCGTGTACCGGAGGTGCGGTGA
- a CDS encoding DUF3185 family protein, which yields MGAVRIVGLMLAVAGGVLLFTGLKARDSLTERATELITGRNTEQTTLYVAGGGAALVGGILLALFGGGRGRR from the coding sequence GTGGGTGCTGTGCGAATCGTGGGGTTGATGCTCGCGGTGGCGGGCGGGGTGCTGCTGTTCACCGGGCTCAAGGCGCGGGACTCGCTCACCGAACGCGCCACCGAGCTCATCACCGGCCGCAACACCGAGCAGACCACGCTGTACGTCGCGGGCGGCGGCGCCGCGCTCGTGGGCGGCATCCTGCTGGCCCTCTTCGGGGGAGGACGAGGCCGGCGTTAG
- a CDS encoding aldo/keto reductase, which translates to MTRKEFLAATLSLMVAPPVLGATPAKAKNAPAVPRRKLGRTGQEVSCVGLGGFHIGKQKDQSESLALIRGALDQGINFLDNCWDYNDGKSEERMGKALRDGYRAKAFLMTKIDGRDKKTAAKQIDESLRRLQTDHVDLLQLHEVIRDNDPDKAFAEGGAIEAMKDAQKAGKARFLGFTGHKSPDIHLKMLETAKQHGFRFDTVQMPLNVMDAHFNSFEKRVLPVLVKEGIGVLAMKSMGDPFILDSKTVTAPECLRYNLSLPVSVVITGIDSQERLQQALTAARTFKPLSEKEVQALLAKTKDAARDGAFEKYKTSHHFDGTVQNPQWLG; encoded by the coding sequence ATGACCCGGAAGGAATTCCTCGCCGCGACGCTGTCGCTGATGGTTGCTCCGCCCGTGCTGGGGGCCACGCCCGCGAAGGCGAAGAACGCGCCCGCCGTGCCCCGCCGCAAGCTGGGCCGCACCGGCCAGGAGGTGTCCTGCGTGGGGCTCGGGGGCTTCCACATCGGCAAGCAGAAGGACCAGTCGGAGAGCCTCGCGCTCATCCGCGGCGCGTTGGACCAGGGCATCAACTTCCTGGACAACTGCTGGGACTACAACGACGGCAAGAGCGAGGAGCGCATGGGCAAGGCGCTGCGCGACGGCTACCGCGCCAAGGCCTTCCTCATGACGAAGATCGACGGCCGCGACAAGAAGACCGCGGCGAAGCAGATCGACGAATCCCTCCGGCGCCTCCAGACGGACCACGTGGACCTGCTCCAACTCCACGAGGTCATCCGCGACAATGATCCGGACAAGGCCTTCGCCGAAGGCGGCGCCATCGAGGCGATGAAGGACGCGCAGAAGGCCGGCAAGGCGCGCTTCCTGGGCTTCACCGGGCACAAGTCCCCGGACATCCACCTGAAGATGCTGGAGACGGCGAAGCAGCACGGCTTCCGCTTCGACACCGTGCAAATGCCCCTCAACGTGATGGACGCCCACTTCAACAGCTTCGAGAAGCGCGTGCTGCCCGTGCTCGTGAAGGAAGGCATCGGGGTGCTCGCCATGAAGTCCATGGGCGACCCGTTCATCCTCGACAGCAAGACCGTCACCGCGCCCGAGTGCCTGCGCTACAACCTGTCCCTGCCCGTCAGCGTCGTCATCACCGGCATCGACTCGCAGGAGCGCCTGCAACAGGCCCTCACCGCCGCACGCACCTTCAAGCCCCTGAGCGAAAAGGAAGTCCAGGCGCTGCTCGCCAAGACGAAGGACGCGGCCAGGGACGGCGCCTTCGAGAAGTACAAGACGAGCCACCACTTCGACGGGACCGTCCAGAACCCACAGTGGCTCGGCTGA
- a CDS encoding polysaccharide deacetylase family protein, with protein MAWMNLSSRALCAAALLCGSSALAASPFAEGMISITLDDGWSTQYTLARPALKSRAIPATYYLVTDAVAQSWGGYMTLAQVQTLKAEGNEIASHTRTHADLTALTSAQLTSELHDSRAWLEANVGAACGKDFASPYGAYNATVMTALKPEYASHRTINAGRNYRDTVVYELRANDVSSAVTVAQVKGWINQAIAEKSWLIILFHEFTSGTPTRETQYKTTNFTSILGYVKSTGIRTVTVEEGLALTDGLTEAPPSVGTVVYDDAMGSGFQDWSWATHDLDQAVTVHSGSTAVGFEPDYWEALMFHHTGLDLSLYQSVDLWVHGGTTGGQQVRLALYNGGTPLGSINLETALGHPIAAGTWQKVSIPLSTLGATSGTVDDFYVMDDSGSDQGTLYVDDFVLVPY; from the coding sequence ATGGCTTGGATGAATCTGTCTTCGCGCGCGCTCTGCGCCGCGGCGTTGCTTTGCGGTTCCTCGGCCCTTGCCGCGTCGCCGTTCGCGGAAGGGATGATCTCCATCACGTTGGATGACGGCTGGAGCACGCAGTACACGCTGGCGAGGCCGGCGCTGAAGTCGCGGGCCATCCCCGCCACGTACTACCTGGTCACCGACGCCGTCGCCCAAAGCTGGGGCGGCTACATGACCCTCGCGCAGGTGCAGACGCTCAAGGCGGAGGGCAACGAGATCGCCAGCCACACGCGCACGCACGCGGACCTCACCGCGCTGACGTCCGCGCAGCTGACGTCGGAGCTGCACGACTCGCGAGCGTGGTTGGAGGCGAACGTGGGGGCGGCGTGCGGCAAGGACTTCGCGTCACCCTACGGCGCGTACAACGCGACGGTGATGACGGCGCTGAAGCCGGAGTACGCGAGCCACCGCACCATCAACGCGGGCCGCAACTACCGCGACACGGTCGTCTACGAGCTGCGCGCCAACGACGTGTCGAGCGCGGTGACGGTGGCGCAGGTGAAGGGGTGGATCAACCAGGCCATCGCGGAGAAGAGCTGGCTCATCATCCTCTTCCACGAGTTCACCAGCGGCACGCCCACGCGGGAGACGCAGTACAAGACGACCAACTTCACCAGCATCCTCGGCTACGTGAAGTCGACGGGCATCCGCACCGTGACGGTGGAGGAGGGGCTGGCGCTGACGGACGGCCTCACGGAGGCGCCGCCCTCGGTGGGCACGGTCGTCTACGACGACGCGATGGGCAGCGGCTTCCAGGACTGGAGCTGGGCGACGCACGACCTGGACCAGGCCGTCACGGTGCACTCCGGGTCCACGGCGGTGGGCTTCGAGCCGGACTACTGGGAGGCGCTGATGTTCCACCACACGGGCCTGGACCTGTCGCTGTACCAGTCCGTCGACCTCTGGGTGCACGGAGGCACGACGGGAGGGCAGCAGGTGCGGCTGGCGCTCTACAACGGCGGCACGCCGCTGGGCAGCATCAACCTGGAGACGGCGCTGGGGCACCCCATCGCGGCGGGCACCTGGCAGAAGGTCTCCATCCCGCTGAGCACCCTGGGCGCGACCTCCGGCACGGTGGATGACTTCTACGTGATGGACGACTCCGGCTCGGATCAGGGCACGCTGTACGTGGACGACTTCGTGCTCGTGCCGTACTGA
- a CDS encoding FecCD family ABC transporter permease: MKVWLLLAVCLAACAAAPFIGPGFSPDSADFIFWQLRVPRTLMAMLVGGTLSLVGAVYQSLFANPLAAPSTVGTTAGATLGALVAIILGVRLAPGGMPFITAAAFVGALGVSLVVAAIAAGRRVRMNDVVLAGIACSMAAGALATGLQFTADSAELMAAMQWSLGHLPQVGYSGVLLLTPFAAVTVVGLLALTRALEVFIAGEEHAESQGVPVRRVRTVAIGLGALGVAACVAWCGPIAFVELIVPHLVRRTLGVSRRVLLPGSVVVGAAFLALCDASARLILPGRELPVGVVTAALGAPLLVSLLARSRS; this comes from the coding sequence ATGAAGGTCTGGCTCCTGCTGGCCGTCTGCCTGGCCGCGTGCGCGGCGGCGCCGTTCATCGGTCCGGGATTCTCCCCGGACTCGGCGGACTTCATCTTCTGGCAGCTGCGCGTGCCCCGCACGCTGATGGCCATGCTGGTGGGCGGCACGCTGTCGCTGGTGGGCGCCGTGTACCAGTCCCTCTTCGCGAACCCGCTGGCCGCGCCCAGCACCGTGGGCACCACGGCGGGCGCCACCCTGGGCGCGCTGGTGGCCATCATCCTGGGGGTCCGGCTCGCTCCGGGCGGCATGCCGTTCATCACCGCCGCGGCCTTCGTGGGGGCGCTCGGCGTCAGCCTGGTGGTGGCCGCCATCGCCGCGGGCCGCCGCGTGCGGATGAACGACGTGGTGCTCGCCGGCATCGCCTGCTCCATGGCGGCGGGCGCGCTCGCCACCGGGTTGCAGTTCACCGCGGACTCCGCGGAGCTGATGGCCGCCATGCAATGGTCGCTGGGCCACCTGCCGCAGGTGGGCTATTCGGGCGTGCTGCTCCTCACTCCGTTCGCGGCCGTCACGGTCGTGGGGCTGCTCGCCCTCACCCGCGCGCTGGAGGTGTTCATCGCCGGCGAGGAGCACGCCGAGTCCCAGGGCGTCCCCGTCCGCCGCGTGCGCACGGTGGCCATTGGCCTGGGGGCGCTGGGCGTCGCCGCCTGCGTCGCGTGGTGCGGCCCCATCGCCTTCGTGGAGCTCATCGTCCCGCACCTCGTGCGCCGGACGCTGGGGGTGAGCCGCCGCGTGCTGCTGCCGGGCTCCGTGGTCGTGGGGGCCGCGTTCCTCGCGTTGTGCGATGCGTCGGCGCGGCTGATCCTCCCGGGGCGTGAATTGCCCGTGGGAGTGGTGACAGCCGCCCTGGGCGCGCCCCTGCTCGTCTCCCTGCTCGCGCGTTCCCGCTCCTGA
- a CDS encoding ABC transporter substrate-binding protein, translating to MSLFRLPSLLCVVLALAAGCQRPAPPAPEPQARRIVSLSPSVTETLFALGAGAQLVGVSDYTALPEGTPALPKVGTTFAPNFEAIAKLRPTLIVDQQVKQAPAEALSALAPLKVLPWTSLQEVVDSVKALGRLSGREPQATALAERLQRTLSRSAPKDAPRVLLVLGDVAGTLSEVWYMKRASLHGAALEAAGARNAVSDERTGPPNLSLEGVIALDPDAVLVLVSVPALDAAQQAQVLAPWKQLTALRAAREDRVRLVIGSDVQSTGPAILDVVERIHAALGTLPSPR from the coding sequence ATGAGTCTCTTCCGCCTCCCCTCCCTGCTCTGCGTGGTGCTCGCGCTCGCGGCGGGCTGCCAGCGTCCGGCGCCCCCCGCCCCGGAGCCCCAGGCGCGGCGGATCGTCTCCCTGTCGCCGTCCGTCACGGAGACGCTCTTCGCCCTGGGCGCGGGCGCGCAACTCGTGGGCGTGTCCGACTACACCGCCCTGCCCGAGGGCACGCCCGCCCTGCCGAAGGTGGGCACCACGTTCGCCCCCAACTTCGAGGCCATCGCGAAGCTCCGGCCGACGCTGATCGTGGATCAGCAGGTGAAGCAGGCCCCGGCGGAGGCGCTCTCCGCGCTCGCGCCGCTGAAGGTGCTGCCCTGGACGTCGCTCCAGGAGGTGGTGGACAGCGTGAAGGCGCTGGGCCGCCTGAGCGGCCGCGAGCCCCAGGCCACGGCGCTCGCGGAGCGGCTCCAGCGCACGCTGTCCCGCTCCGCGCCGAAGGACGCGCCCCGCGTGCTGCTGGTGCTGGGCGACGTCGCGGGCACGCTGTCGGAGGTCTGGTACATGAAGCGCGCGTCGCTGCACGGCGCCGCGCTGGAGGCCGCTGGCGCGCGCAACGCGGTCTCCGACGAGCGCACCGGCCCTCCCAACCTGTCGCTGGAAGGGGTCATCGCGCTGGATCCGGACGCGGTGCTGGTGCTCGTCAGCGTGCCGGCCCTGGACGCCGCGCAGCAGGCCCAGGTCCTGGCCCCGTGGAAGCAGCTCACCGCCCTGCGCGCGGCGCGCGAGGACCGGGTGCGGCTGGTCATCGGCTCCGACGTGCAGTCCACCGGGCCCGCCATCCTCGACGTCGTCGAGCGGATCCACGCCGCCCTGGGCACCCTGCCCTCCCCGCGATGA
- a CDS encoding tetratricopeptide repeat protein: MKRLGSVGLMLGLLTLGGSFGCADEKAEKAKEHRIKGTNFLADKNYAEAVKELDESLKIDPTQEKVWEKKAFALMQAGQTDEAAQAALKLVDFAKTPQDKAEAYRNVAAMYAKNGPLEKAEQYFQECLKINPKDTDALSWIAEVHSQRGGARSMSAPAIPSELDLALKTYDQVIALNPDSANTYLNKRIVMFKYIEHEKALQQAAEQEAVEAATPPKPEKGKKAVVDPQAAERVAAAKASAAAHAKRIEELTAQANEATKQFGEATKRAKAAQASNK; this comes from the coding sequence ATGAAGCGGCTGGGTAGCGTGGGTTTGATGCTGGGTCTGCTGACCCTGGGCGGGTCCTTTGGCTGCGCCGACGAGAAGGCGGAGAAGGCCAAGGAGCACCGGATCAAGGGCACCAACTTCCTCGCCGACAAGAACTACGCGGAGGCGGTGAAGGAGCTGGACGAGTCGCTGAAGATCGACCCGACCCAGGAGAAGGTCTGGGAGAAGAAGGCCTTCGCGCTCATGCAGGCCGGCCAGACGGACGAGGCCGCGCAGGCCGCGCTGAAGCTGGTGGACTTCGCGAAGACGCCCCAGGACAAGGCCGAGGCCTACCGCAACGTCGCGGCGATGTACGCGAAGAACGGCCCGCTGGAGAAGGCGGAGCAGTACTTCCAGGAGTGCCTGAAGATCAACCCGAAGGACACCGACGCGCTGAGCTGGATCGCGGAGGTGCACTCGCAGCGCGGTGGCGCCCGCTCCATGTCCGCGCCCGCGATCCCCTCGGAGCTGGACCTCGCGTTGAAGACGTATGACCAGGTCATCGCGCTCAACCCGGACTCGGCCAACACGTACCTGAACAAGCGCATCGTGATGTTCAAGTACATCGAGCACGAGAAGGCGCTGCAGCAGGCCGCCGAGCAGGAGGCCGTCGAGGCCGCGACGCCGCCCAAGCCGGAGAAGGGCAAGAAGGCCGTCGTGGATCCGCAGGCCGCGGAGCGCGTCGCCGCCGCCAAGGCCAGCGCCGCCGCGCACGCCAAGCGCATCGAGGAGCTGACGGCCCAGGCCAACGAGGCGACCAAGCAGTTCGGCGAGGCCACCAAGCGCGCCAAGGCCGCGCAGGCCTCCAACAAGTAG
- a CDS encoding glycoside hydrolase family 16 protein, translating into MHRPFRAGLVAAGLLTTLSGCSPEPEAAAPVEAEGYGQTQQGERAYDPGAGWSLAWQDDFTGTALNTGAWTALTSNWDPVTNNCNFGTGELEFPRAQNVTVGNGKLVISAERTADNPTDSHCPGQYRSFYSGRIHTKGKVEGRYGKIVASIKVPPGYGMWPAFWTLGSNIQSAGWPGAGEIDILEWKSTEPTWMKSAVHWYNGGNADWGTGASRGVDLSQDFHTYEVEWTANTMVFRLDKDFVSTATFNHNETEFQQNHYLILNLALGGVWYGNPAPASVDLAWGAKKTMEVEWVRWYQPGTTQPLTLTNPGFESGMTGWNTWSPNGTAAAAFSETYNGGHSGSFHLTHWTSAAAYEAWTYQTKSGLASGNYKLRAWFRKGGTFDFARFQVKNCGDCAAAITNLGSYGNYTLVETPAISVTNGYLEFGLHSKSPAHNGSNFIHMDDVELIKL; encoded by the coding sequence ATGCACCGCCCCTTTCGCGCAGGCCTCGTCGCCGCAGGACTCCTGACCACCCTCTCCGGCTGTTCACCGGAGCCGGAAGCCGCCGCTCCGGTGGAGGCGGAGGGCTACGGCCAGACGCAGCAGGGCGAGCGCGCGTACGACCCCGGTGCGGGCTGGTCGCTGGCGTGGCAGGACGACTTCACGGGCACGGCGCTGAACACGGGCGCGTGGACCGCGCTGACGAGCAACTGGGATCCGGTGACCAACAACTGCAACTTCGGCACGGGCGAGCTGGAGTTCCCGCGCGCGCAGAACGTGACGGTGGGCAACGGCAAGCTGGTCATCTCTGCGGAGCGCACGGCGGACAACCCCACGGACTCGCACTGCCCGGGGCAGTACCGGTCGTTCTATTCCGGCCGCATCCACACCAAGGGCAAGGTGGAGGGGCGCTACGGCAAGATTGTCGCGAGCATCAAGGTTCCGCCGGGCTATGGCATGTGGCCGGCGTTCTGGACGCTGGGCTCGAACATCCAGAGCGCGGGTTGGCCGGGCGCGGGCGAGATCGACATCCTGGAGTGGAAGTCCACGGAGCCCACGTGGATGAAGTCCGCGGTGCACTGGTACAACGGCGGCAACGCGGACTGGGGCACGGGCGCGAGCCGCGGCGTGGACCTGTCCCAGGACTTCCACACGTATGAAGTGGAGTGGACGGCGAACACCATGGTGTTCCGCCTGGACAAGGACTTCGTGTCCACGGCGACGTTCAACCACAACGAGACGGAGTTCCAGCAGAACCACTACCTCATCCTGAACCTGGCGCTGGGCGGCGTCTGGTACGGCAACCCGGCGCCGGCCTCCGTCGACCTGGCCTGGGGCGCGAAGAAGACGATGGAGGTGGAGTGGGTGCGCTGGTACCAGCCTGGCACCACGCAGCCGCTGACGTTGACGAACCCCGGCTTCGAGAGCGGGATGACGGGCTGGAACACCTGGAGCCCGAACGGCACGGCGGCGGCGGCGTTCTCGGAGACGTACAACGGCGGGCACTCGGGCAGCTTCCACCTGACGCACTGGACGTCGGCTGCGGCCTACGAGGCGTGGACGTACCAGACGAAGTCGGGCCTGGCGTCAGGCAACTACAAGCTGCGCGCCTGGTTCCGCAAGGGAGGCACGTTCGACTTCGCGCGCTTCCAGGTGAAGAACTGCGGCGACTGCGCCGCGGCCATCACCAACCTGGGCAGCTACGGCAACTACACGCTGGTGGAGACGCCCGCCATCTCCGTCACCAACGGCTACCTGGAGTTCGGCTTGCACAGCAAGTCGCCCGCCCACAACGGCTCCAACTTCATCCACATGGATGACGTGGAGCTGATCAAGCTGTAG
- a CDS encoding ABC transporter ATP-binding protein, with protein MTAGLTLDAVTVRARGRTLLDGVSLRVAPGDFVAIVGPNGAGKSTLLRVALGLLRPDAGHALVDGQDVSGLAPRERAARLAWLPQRLEAAEPITALEQVVAARYRFPESRRASETAAHKALAEVGAGSFATRPITELSGGERQRVAVAGLLAQETPLVLLDEPANFLDPAHQLELYTRMGHLWRAGRGILCVTHDVNVLTHAHAPGTRAPRVVGLFQGRVAFERDHDAPDLGEQLGELFGVRMLATSADGHRVFVGLPRSGGTP; from the coding sequence ATGACGGCCGGGCTCACGCTGGACGCGGTGACGGTGCGGGCGCGGGGACGGACGCTGCTGGACGGCGTGTCCCTGCGCGTGGCCCCGGGAGACTTCGTCGCCATCGTCGGGCCCAACGGCGCGGGCAAGTCCACGCTCTTGCGCGTGGCGCTGGGCCTGCTGCGGCCGGACGCGGGCCATGCGCTCGTGGACGGACAGGACGTGTCGGGGCTCGCCCCCCGGGAGCGCGCGGCTCGGCTCGCGTGGCTGCCCCAGCGGCTGGAAGCGGCGGAGCCCATCACCGCGCTGGAGCAGGTCGTCGCCGCGCGCTACCGCTTCCCCGAATCCCGCCGCGCCTCCGAGACGGCGGCGCACAAGGCGCTGGCGGAGGTGGGCGCCGGGTCCTTCGCCACGCGGCCCATCACGGAGCTGTCCGGCGGCGAGCGGCAACGCGTGGCGGTGGCGGGGCTGCTCGCGCAGGAGACCCCGCTGGTGCTGCTGGACGAGCCCGCCAACTTCCTGGACCCCGCGCACCAGCTGGAGCTGTACACGCGCATGGGGCACCTCTGGCGCGCGGGGCGCGGCATCCTCTGCGTCACCCACGACGTCAACGTGCTCACGCACGCCCACGCTCCCGGCACGCGCGCGCCCCGCGTCGTGGGCCTGTTCCAGGGCCGCGTGGCGTTCGAGCGGGACCACGACGCCCCCGACCTGGGGGAGCAGTTGGGCGAGCTGTTCGGCGTGCGCATGCTCGCGACGTCCGCGGACGGCCACCGCGTCTTCGTGGGACTGCCCCGGAGCGGAGGCACCCCATGA